The Magnetospirillum sp. genome includes a region encoding these proteins:
- the lgt gene encoding prolipoprotein diacylglyceryl transferase codes for MAIAFPAIDPIALELGPIVVRWYALAYVAGILGGWRYAASLNAGRLRTMTAEQLDDFVVWVTLGIILGGRLGYVLFYKPGYYLGEPLEALMLWRGGMSFHGGLLGVIAAIVLFARRNKLDLFRVGDLVTAVVPIGLFFGRIANFINGELYGRAAPDIPWAMVFPHGGPEPRHPSQLYQAGLEGLCLLLLLYALTHSSKWRNRPGAIAGAFLAGYGVARCIGELFREPDAHLGFLWGPLTMGMLLSLPMMAAGAWLIATASSRA; via the coding sequence CCCCATCGTCGTGCGCTGGTATGCGCTGGCCTACGTGGCCGGCATCCTCGGCGGCTGGCGCTATGCTGCGTCGCTGAATGCGGGACGCTTGCGCACGATGACAGCCGAACAGCTCGACGATTTTGTCGTCTGGGTCACACTCGGCATCATCTTGGGCGGGCGCTTGGGCTATGTGCTGTTCTACAAGCCCGGCTACTATCTGGGCGAACCGCTCGAAGCCTTGATGCTGTGGCGCGGCGGCATGAGTTTCCATGGCGGGCTGCTCGGCGTCATCGCGGCGATCGTGCTGTTCGCGCGCCGCAACAAGCTCGATCTCTTCCGCGTGGGCGATCTCGTCACGGCTGTCGTTCCGATCGGCCTGTTTTTCGGCCGCATCGCCAATTTCATCAATGGCGAGCTCTATGGGCGTGCGGCACCGGACATACCATGGGCGATGGTGTTTCCGCATGGCGGGCCTGAGCCGCGCCATCCGAGCCAGCTCTACCAGGCCGGGCTCGAAGGGCTGTGCCTGCTGCTGCTGCTCTACGCGCTCACGCACAGTTCGAAGTGGCGCAACCGCCCCGGTGCGATCGCGGGCGCTTTTCTCGCGGGCTATGGTGTGGCGCGTTGCATCGGCGAATTGTTCCGCGAGCCCGATGCGCATCTGGGCTTCCTGTGGGGGCCGCTGACGATGGGCATGCTGCTGTCGCTGCCGATGATGGCGGCCGGTGCGTGGCTGATCGCGAC